The following nucleotide sequence is from Candidatus Bipolaricaulis sibiricus.
GACAAGGAGGGACGGGTGGTTGTCCTGTTCACGTTCTCCAAGACGCTTGCCGCCGGTCTCCGCCTGGGGGCGCTGGCCGGACCGAAGGAGATCGTGGAGAAGGTCGTCACGATGAAGCAGGCCACCGACCTCTGCACATCGTCACTCAACCAGCGACTCGCCGTCCGCTTCTTCCAGGAGTACGACGTGGCAGGTCACATGAAAAAGATCTGCACCCATTACCGAATGAAGCGAGATGCGATGCTCTCCGCGCTCGACCGGTACATGCCCAAGAACGAGGGGATCTCGTGGACGAAACCCGAAGGGGGCCTGTTCCTCTGGGTTCGGTTCCCGGAGCAGCTGGACACCGAGCGGATGCTCCCCCGCGCGATCGCGCACAAGGTGGCGTACGTGATCGGGGCCCCGTTCTTCGTGAACGGCAAGGGCCACAACACGATGCGCCTGTCGTTCTCTAGCGCCACGACCGAGCAGCTCGAAGAGGGGATCCGCCGGCTGGGCCAGGTGGTCGAGGAAGAGCTGGCGGCTCTACGCGAGCTGCAGCGAGCCTAGCCAAACCCGTATCTCGAGGCCGCGATGGAACAGGCCGTCTACACGACGGCCTGTTCGGTCTCCTTGTCGAAGATGTGGAACCGCTCCATCATCGCGACGAACGTCACATCCTGGCCGGGTTGGATGGAAAGGTGCGGGTCGAGCTTGGCCACGATCTCGTCGCCCGCGCAGTCTGCGTAGACGATGAGCTCGTCGCCGAGCGGTTCGCGCACCCGTACACGGCCCTTGAACGAACGGCCGGCCTTCTCCTCTCTCACCATCTCCGGAGTCCGGATGTCCTCGGGCCGCAACCCAAACACGACTTCCTTGCCCACTTGGCCGCGCAGCGCGTCCGAGGCCCGTTCCTCCGGAACGAGGAGCTTGAACCCCTTGCCCTGGACGTAGAGCCGGCCGCTCTCGGAGACCAGGCGCGCATCGAGGAAGTTCATCGGCGGGGATCCAATGAACCCCGCCACGAACATGTTGGCCGGGCGATCGTAGATCGTCTGTGGGTCATCGTACTGCATGACCACACCGTCCTTCATCACCGCAACCCGCTGCCCGAGGGTCATCGCCTCTACCTGATCGTGGGTCACGTAGACGGTGGTCGTCTTCAGCCGGAGGTGAAGCTCGGCAAGCTCTGCACGCATCCGCACGCGAAGCTTGGCGTCGAGGTTCGACAACGGTTCATCGAACAGGAACACCTTCGGGTCGCGAACGATGGCCCGCCCAAGGGCCACCCGTTGCCGCTGCCCGCCGGAGAGCTCGCGAGGCTTCGACTTCAGCTTCTCCGTGATCCCAAGGAGCTCCGCGGCATCGCGAACCCGCCGCTCGATCTCCTTCTTCGGAACCTTGCGCAGCTTGAGTCCGAACGCCAT
It contains:
- a CDS encoding Maltodextrin ABC transporter, ATP-binding protein MsmX, whose protein sequence is MAEVRLNEVTKKFGNFTAVDRVTLEVRDGEFVVLVGPSGCGKTTSLRMVAGLEDATGGDIFIGNRRVNDVPPKDRDIAMVFQNYALYPHMDVYNNMAFGLKLRKVPKKEIERRVRDAAELLGITEKLKSKPRELSGGQRQRVALGRAIVRDPKVFLFDEPLSNLDAKLRVRMRAELAELHLRLKTTTVYVTHDQVEAMTLGQRVAVMKDGVVMQYDDPQTIYDRPANMFVAGFIGSPPMNFLDARLVSESGRLYVQGKGFKLLVPEERASDALRGQVGKEVVFGLRPEDIRTPEMVREEKAGRSFKGRVRVREPLGDELIVYADCAGDEIVAKLDPHLSIQPGQDVTFVAMMERFHIFDKETEQAVV